CCCCCAGTTCGTCCTCGTGGAAGTCGCCCTGTTCGCCGTCCTGGTCACGCCTCCGCACCGCTCGCGGACCGACTGGCCGATTGTCGCCGCGACACCGGTCGCCGCACTCGCGTTCGGCGGCCTCGCCTGGTGGACGCAGACGACCTGGAACCGCACGGGACTGACGGCGGCCGTGGTCCTCGGCGCCATCGCCACGGCGGCGTATCTCGGCCACCGCTACGAACTCGTCGGCCTCGGGAGGGTTCGATCGTGAGCACCGAGTCCGACGGCTACGAGGGCGCCGCCGACGAGCCGACAGCGGCCGGGGACGATGACGAGGCGCTCGCGGCGCGGGCCGCCTACCTCGCCGAGGAGAACCGGCGACTGCGCGAGGAGTACCGCCGTGCGCGCAAGCAGGAGTATCACCGGACCGGGCTCGGCTTCGCCGGCCTCGGACTGCTCGCCCTCGTCGGCGCTCTCCTGTTCCCCGGCACCCGGGACGTCCTCTTCGCGCTCGCGGGCACCGGGCTCTTCGTCGCCGTCCTGATCTACTTCCTGACCCCCGAGCGGTTCATCGCCGCCTCCGTCGGCCAGCGCGTCTACGACGCCTTCGCCGACTCGATGGCCGGCCTCGTCGCGGACCTGGACCTGCAGGAGACCGGCGTCTACGTCCCGACGGACGCCGACCGGGTCAGGCTCTTCCTCCCCCAGCACGGCGCGTACGCAGTCCCCGAGGGGGCCGACCTCGAACGCACCGTCGTCGTCGCCGCCGACGACCGGCGTCGCGGCGTCTGCCTCTCGCCCACCGGCGACGGCCTCTACGAGGAGTTCGAGCGAGCGAGCGCCGCCGACCCGGCCACCGATCCCGTCGACCTGGCGGCCCAGATCGCGGACGCACTCGTCGAGGTCCACGAACTGGTCGATAGCGCGACGACCGACGTCGACCGCGAGGCGGGACGGCTCGCGCTCGAAGTGACCGGGAGCGCCTACGGGCCGGTCGACGGAATCGACCACCCCGTCGCGTCCTTTGCGGCCTGCGGCCTGGCGCGAACGCTCGACGTGCCCGTGGAAATCGAGGAGGAAACGGGCGACCGAGACGAAGAGGAGTCGCTGGTCGTCTGCTCGTGGGATCCCGAGGCGGTCGACGTCGACGACGAATCCGGAGTCGCGGACACGGAGACAGCGTGACCGGCGGGACCGCGTACCCGCTGAGAGCTACCCGTCCCCGTCCGTGACCGCGGTCGCACGCGGTCCTTCGAGGTCCTCCGTGCCCGGCGGTGACACCGACTCGACGGCGTCCGTGACGACGGTGGTCGTCGATCGGTTACTCAACTCCGCTTCGGCCTGCAGAATGACCCGGTGGCCGAGGACGTTGTCGGTGAGCGCTTTCACGTCGTCGGGGATGACGTACTCGCGGCCGTGGATCGCCGCCCGGGCCTTCGAGCCGTCGAGCAACGCCAGCGTCGCCCGCGGCGAGCCACCGAACTCCAGATCCGGATGTTCGCGCGTGGCCGCCACCATGTCCCGGATGTACTGTTTGATGGAATCGTGGACGTAGATCTCGGCCACGATCTCACGCGCCGATTCGATGGCCGACGCCGACGCGACGGTCGAGACCGACGACGGCCCCAGTTCCGGGTCGTCGTCGAACCGGTCGAGCATCGCCAGTTCGTCGCTCTCGTCCGGCAGGTCTACCCGGAGCTTGAACATGAATCGGTCGCGCTGGGCTTCGGGCAGCTCGTAGACCCCCTCGAACTCCAGGGGGTTCTGCGTCGCGACGACCATGAAGGGCGACGGCAGCGCGAACGTGTCGCCGTCGATGGTGACCGTCTCCTCTTCCATGGCTTCGAGCAGCGCGCTCTGGGTCTTGGGCGTCGCCCGATTGATCTCGTCGGCGACGACGATGTTCGCGAACACCGGCCCCCGCTGGAGGTCGAATTCACCGGTCCCCTCGCGGTAGATGTGGGTTCCCGTCACGTCCGCGGGCAAGACGTCGGGCGTCATCTGGATGCGCGTGTACTCCAGTCCCGTCGCAGTCGCGAAGAGGTTCGCGACCGTCGTCTTCGCCACGCCGGGAACGCCTTCGAGAAGCACGTGTCCCCGGGTCAGTAACGCCACCGTCAGCCCCTCGACGATCGTCTCGTTCCCGACGAGCACGTTCCCGACCTCCGACTCGAGCGTCGCGTATAACTCCTCGGGGTGGACCATTACAGGTACATTTCGGACGCGACGTAAAAACGTATCTGCTCGAACGGACGTCGCGGTCGCCGTCCCGTCACCCGGTCGTCGCCCCGCAGTCGCCTCCCGTCAGTCGTCCCGGTCGCCCGGGGACGCGTCGAGATCGGTGTCGACCAGCCGTTCGACCCGGTCGCGGTCCCACTCCGGGTGACGGGCCGCGACGTGTTCCAGCACCGCCTCGCGGGAGACGACACCGTCGTCCTCGAATGCCGGTCGGTGGCCGCGCAGTCGGGCGAGACGCGTCCGGCCCCTTTCGAGCAGCGACGGCCGGGTCGTCCACACCGCGAGGGCGAAGAT
This Halorientalis sp. IM1011 DNA region includes the following protein-coding sequences:
- a CDS encoding MoxR family ATPase; amino-acid sequence: MVHPEELYATLESEVGNVLVGNETIVEGLTVALLTRGHVLLEGVPGVAKTTVANLFATATGLEYTRIQMTPDVLPADVTGTHIYREGTGEFDLQRGPVFANIVVADEINRATPKTQSALLEAMEEETVTIDGDTFALPSPFMVVATQNPLEFEGVYELPEAQRDRFMFKLRVDLPDESDELAMLDRFDDDPELGPSSVSTVASASAIESAREIVAEIYVHDSIKQYIRDMVAATREHPDLEFGGSPRATLALLDGSKARAAIHGREYVIPDDVKALTDNVLGHRVILQAEAELSNRSTTTVVTDAVESVSPPGTEDLEGPRATAVTDGDG